A stretch of DNA from Nocardioides sp. Arc9.136:
GAGGACGTCCGGTCGTGGAGGTAGACCTGCACCACCTCGGTCGTCGCCCGCTCGGCGTCGCCGACCAGCGGCACCACCAGCTCGCAGGTCCCGTCGGTCGGCCACTCCGCACCGGTCGCCGAGGACGCCTCCTCCCACGTCGCCGCCGCCCAGGACAGGCCGTGGCCGAAGGGGAACAGCGGCGTGGGGTCGACGACGCTGACCTCGCTGCGCTGCCCCAGCGCCGAGGAGAGGTACGTCGCCGGCTGGGTCGAGCCGGGGCCCGGGAAGGAGACCGGGAGCCGGCCGGTCGGTGCGACCCGGCCCGCGAGGACGTCGGCGACGGCCTGCGCGCCCTCCTCGCCGGGGAAGAACCCGCACACCAGCGCGGCGAGCCGGCCGACCTGCCGGGTGAGGTCGTAGGGGCGACCTACCAGGAGCACCGCGACGACCGGTGTTCCGGTGGCGAGCAGCGCCTCGAGCAGCTCCTCCTGCCGGCCGGGCAGCGTCAGGTCGGCGACGTCGCAGCCCTCGCCGGAGGTGCCGTTGCCGAACAGCCCGGCCCGGTCGCCGAGCACGACCACGCACACGTCCGCGTCGGTCGCGACCGCCACGGCCTCGGCGATGTCGGCGTCGGACCCGCCGAGCACCGGGCAGCCGAGGGCCGAGGTGACGTCGAAGGTCTCGGCGAGCGCCTCCCGGACCGTCCTGATCTCCAGTCCCGGCTCGGTGCCGGGGTGGTGGACCAGCACGTGCATCGGGAAGGAGTAGCAGCCGAGCATCGCCTCGGGGGTGTCGGCGCGGGGGCCGACGACCGCGAGCCGCGCGCCGGCCGCCAGCGGCAGCGCCCCGCCGTCGTCGGCGAGCAGGACCACCGAGCGGCGGGCGACCTCCAGCGCGATCGCCCGCGCCTCCGGCGGGTCGAGGTCCACCGCGTCCGGACCGGGCTCGACCGGCGCCCAGCCGGGATCGAGCAGGCCGACCTCGCACTTCTGGCGCAGCACCCGGACCAGCGCGCGGTCGACGAGCTTCTCGTCGATCAGCCCGGCGGCGACGGCGGCGAGCAGCGGCTCGCCGTACGCGTTGGTCGAGGGCAGCTCGACGTCGATGCCGGCCTCGAGCGCGAGCCGCGCGGCCTGCTCGACGTCCTCGGCGACGTGGTGCAGGGACTCCAGGAAGGCGATGGAGAAGTAGTCGGCGACGACGGTGCCGGTGAAGCCGTAGGTCTCGCGCAGCAGCGTGGTGAGCAGCGCCGGGTCGGCGGCGGCGGGGACGCCGTCGGTGTCGGTGTAGGAGTTCATCACCGAGCGGGCGCCGGCGCGCAGCGCCATCTCGAACGGCGGCAGGATCACGTCGGCCAGCTCGCGCGGCCCCAGCGGCACCGGCGCGAGGTTCCGCGCGGCGCGGGAGGCGGAGTAGCCGGCGAAGTGCTTGAGCGTGGCCACGACGCCGGTGCTCTCCAGGCCGCGGACGTAGGCGCTGCCGATGGAGCCGACGAGGTACGGGTCCTCGCCCATCGTCTCCTCGACCCGGCCCCAGCGCAGGTCGCGGACGACGTCGAGCACGGGCGCGAGGCCCTGGTGCACGCCGAGCCCGCGCAGCGTGGTCCCGATCCGCGCACCCATCCGCTCGACGAGCGCGGGGTCGAAGGTGGCCGCCCAGCACAGCGGGTTGGGGTAGACCGTGGCCTGCCAGGCGGCGAGCCCGGTGAGGCACTCCTCGTGCACCTGGGCCGGGATGCCGAACCGGTTCGCCGCGACCACCTGCCGCTGCCGCTCGGCCAGCGAGCGGAGGCCGGCGGCCGGCTCCACCGGGTCGGTGCCGAAGGGCCGGGTCAGCTGGCCCAGCCCGTCGCGGACGAGGTCCTCGAAGCGCTGCCCGGCGGCGAGCGCGTCGCGCAGCATCGGAGCCATGTCGCCCACGTCGGGGTCGACCCCCCAGATGCCGGAGAGCTGGGCGACCTTCTCGGCCAGGGTCATCCGGGCGACGAGGTCCGCGACGCGGGTGTCGACGGGGAGGGAGGTGTCCTGCCAGGGGTCGGTCACGAGACCGCTCCGTTCGCGTGTCGGCCGGTCCGCGCCGCGCTCGACGACCGGGGGGCGGTCGAGCGGCGCTGGACGAGCGTGGTGGGGAGGGTGAGCTGGGTGTCGGCGACCGCGTCGCCGTCGAGCAGGGCGAGCAGGAGTGCGACGGCGTCGTGGCCCATCCGGCGGATCGGCTGCTCGACGGTGGTCAGCGCCGGGTGCGCCAGGGCGGACTCCGGGACGTTGTCGAAGCCGATCACCGACAGGTCGCCGGGGACGTCGAGCCCGCGCTCGGCGGCGACCTCGAGGACCGAGATCGCCGAGAGGTCGTTGGCGCCGAAGATCGCCGTCGGCGGCTCGGGCAGGGCCAGCAGCTGCCGGGCGGCCACCCGCGCCTGCTCGGCCTCGAAGGCGCCGGGGGCGAGCAGGTCCTCGTCGACCGTCAGCCCGGCGGCCGCGTGCGCCTCGCGGTAGCCGCGCTCGCGCAGCTGCGCCGAGACCAGGTCGGGCCGGCCGGTGACCATGCCGATGCGGGTGTGCCCCAGCCCGATCAGGTGGTCGACGCCGAGCCGTGCGCCCTGGAGGTTGTCGCCCGCGACGGTGGGCAGCCGCGACCGCCCGGTGTGCGGGTCCACCGCGACGACCGGCCCGTCGTACTGCACGTCGGTGACGGTCGGGGTGACCAGCACCGCGCCGTCGACCAGGGTGCCCATGACCCGGGAGAGGTAGCGCCGCTCCCAGCCGACGTGCTCGTCGACCCGGCCGCCGGCTGAGTAGGCGACCAGCTCGAAGCCCGAGCCGCGGATCGCGTCCGCGGCACCCTTGAGCACCTCGGTGCTGAACGGTTCGAAGTCCGCGACGAGCACGCCGATGACGTTGGTGCGCCGGTTGCGCAGGCTCCGCGCGACCAGGCTGGCCTCGTAGCCGAGCCGGGTGATCACGCCCATGACGTGCTCGGAGGTCGCCGGGGAGACGCCGTACCGGCCGTTGAGCACCTTGGAGACCGTCGAGACCGAGACCCCGGCCTCCGCAGCCACCTGCTGCATGGTGACCCGGCCGACGGGCGACCCGGTCTCCCGGCCGGGCTCCCGGCCCGGGTCGGGCACCTCGGGTCCGGTCTGCTGGTCCAGGTCCACCTCGGAGTCCCTCATCCCTTCACCGCGCCCTGCAGGCCGCTCACGATCCGGCCCTGCATCGCCAGGAACAGCACCAGCGCGGGGATCATGGCGATCGTGGTGAACGCCAGGACGCCGGCGGTGTCGGCCGAGTACTGCGTCGAGTAGTCGGCCACACCCAGGGGCAGCGTCCGCATGTCGTCCTGCAGCAGCAGGAGTGGCAGCAGGTAGGCGTTCCAGGAGCCCACGAAGGCCAGCACGCCGACCGTCACCAGGCCGGGAGCGGTCAACGGCAGCGCGATGTGGCGGAAGACGCCGATCGGCGTGGCCCCGTCGATGAACGCCGCCTCCTCCAGCTCCCGCGGCAGCGCCATCAGGAAAGGCCGCAGGATCACCACGGTCGTCGGCAGGGCGAACGCCGCCTGCGGCAGCGCCACGCCCCACCAGGTGTTGCCCAGCTGGAGGTCGCGGGTGATCAGGATGAACAGCGGGATGATCGCCACGGCCACCGGGAAGAGCAGGCCGAGCACGAAGACCATGAACAGCGGCTCGCGCAGCTTGAACTGGTAGCGGGCCAGGGGGTACGCCGCCATCACGCCCGCCAGCACCGCGACCACGGTCGTGATCAGCGCGATGACGGTCGAGTTGAGCGCGTAGCCCCAGAAGTCGGGGTTGGTGACGACGCCCTCGTAGTTCTCGGTGACCCACGGGTCGGGCAGGCCGGCGGGGTCGCGGATCAGCTGCTCGTTGCTGCGGAAGCCGCCGAGCGCGCCGTACAGCACCGGGCCCACGGTCAGCGCCACCACGGCCAGCGCCAGCAGGTAGACCAGCGGGCCGCCGCCGCCGAAGGAGCGGCCGCGCCGGCGCGAGCCGCGGGGCGTCGTGCCGGTCGGGGGACGGTCGGTCACGGGAGGCATCTCCTGGAGGGTGGTCATCGCGGGCTCCTCATCGCTGCTCCGCCGTGTCCCGGCGCAGCACCAGCACCTGGTAGAGCAGCGCCATCGCGAACGCCACGACGAACAGCACGACCGAGGCGGCGCCGGCGATGCCGTAGTTGCCGCGCTGGGTGCCCTGGCTGACGAGGTAGGTGGCCATGGTGGTCGTCGCGTTGGCGGGGCCGCCGCCGGTGAGGATCCAGACCATGTCGAAGAGCTGGAGCGAGCCGATCATGGACAGGAACGCCCAGGTGCGGATGGTCGGTCCGAGCAGGGGCAGCGCCACCCGCACCTGCACCTGCCACCAGCCGGCGCCGTCGAGCTGGGCGGCCTCGTAGAGCTCGTCGGGCACGCCCTGGAGGCCGGCGAGGAAGAGCAGCACCGCGAGCCCGAGGTACTTCCAGGTGAGCACGACGAAGACCGTCCACAGCGCGAGGCCGGGCGTCCCGAGGAAGCCCTGGTCGGGCGGGGTGATGCTGACGGTGGTCAGGATCTCCTCGACCAGGCCGCTGCGCGGCTGGAGGAGCTGGAACCACACGACGCCGGCGATCACCTCGGCCAGCACGTAGGGCACGAAGACGATGGTGCGGAGCAGCCCGCGGCCCCGGATCCTGCGGTTGAGCAGGACCGCGAGCAGCAGCCCGAGGGGCAGCTGCACCGCGACCGACAGCCCGACGATGGTCAGGTTGTGCAGGACGGCGTCCTTGAAGACGTCGTCGGTCAGCACGCGCTCGTAGTTGCGCAGCCCGACGAAGTCGTCCATCGGGCCGAAGCCCTTCCAGCGGTAGAACGACATCCGGACGGCCGAGAACACCGGCCACACCACGAACGTCGCCATCAGCGCCAGCGCCGGAGTGACGAACAGCGCGATCTCGAGCCGCTGCCGCCACCGGGAGCTGCCCGGGTCGTCCGGGTCCGCAGGCGCTGCGGCGGGCGTCGCCGCGACTGCGGCACCGGTCGAGGTCACGGACGACTCACTTCTCCTGGTCGGCGGCCTGCTGGGTGGCGTCGACGACGTCCTGGGGGGAGGCGTCGCCGGCGAACTGCAGCGCGATCGCGTCGTTCATCGCCCCGCCGACCGAGGCGCCGAACAGCGTGTCGAAGAACAGCTGGACGTACGCCGCGTCGTCGCGCACCTGGATCAGGTCGGCCAGCGCCGGGTCGGAGAGCGAGTCGATCGCCGCCGGGTTGGTCGGCAGTCCCATGTCGTTCTCGGCGAAGCCCTGCTGGACCTCGTCGGAGAAGAGGTGCTTGACGAAGTCGACGGCCGCGTCCGGGGCGGTCTCCGCGACGGCCCAGGCGTCACCGCCACCGAGCTGGCCCGCGGGGTCGCCCTCGCCGCCCTCGACCTGGGGGAAGGGGAACCAGCCGGTCCGCTCGCCCAGGCCCTTGCCGTCGTCGGTCAGGCCCTGCATGACGCCGGGCTCCCAGTGGCCCTGCAGCTCCATGGCCACCTTGCCGGTCGCGAGCAGGCCGGACGCCGAGGTCGCGCCCTCCTGGCCGGGGGTGGTGAGGAAGCCGGGGTTGAAGGGCTCCGCGGCGATCACCTGGTCGACGACCTCGCCGGCCTCGACGAAGCAGGGGTCGGAGAAGTCCATGCTCTCCATCGCGGAGTTGAGCACGTCCTGCGAGCAGGTGCGGACCGCGCCGAAGTACCAGTAGTGCGCGGCCGGCCACTTGTCGCCGGCGCCCACGGAGATCGGGGTGATGTCGGCGGCCTTGAGCTGGTCGACGACGTCGAGGAGCTCGTCCATCGTCTCCGGCGGCGCGTCGATGCCGGCCTGCTCGAAGAGGTCCTTGTTGTACCAGAACCCGTCGACGCCGACGGAGTACGGGATCGCGTAGGTCTTGCCGTCGACCTGCCAGCCGGCGAGCGTGCCCTCGGCGATCTTGCCGATCTCCTCGCCGGCGGCCTCGGTCAGGTCGCGGGTCAGGCCGGCCTCGACGTGGTCGGCGAGCTCGCCGCCGCCGCGCTCCATGTAGACGTCCGGGACGTCGCCGCTCTGGAAGCCCGCGGCGAGCTTGTCGACCATGTCCTGGTGGGCCATGGCGGTCACCTCGACCTCGACGCCGGGGTTGGCCTCCTCGAAGTCCTTGGCCACCTGCTCGTAGTAGCCCTTGCCGGGCTCGTTGTTCGAGTTGTGCCACCACGTGATCGTGTTGGCGTCACCGCCGGACGACGAGTCGTCGCCGCCTCCGCACGCGCTGGCGGCGGTCAGCACGCCTGCGCAGAGCACGGCCAGCGCCGCGCCTCGAGTCTTCCTCGACATCTGAACCCCTCTTGTCCGCCCCACCTCTTCGGTGATGTGGGTCACAGGACCGTGCCAGGCGGTCTACCGCTTTGTCAATCGATGTCGATAACGTTTTCCACGACTACGGTGCAGCCGCATGGACTCCTCGTTCGAGCACCGTCGCGGCACCGCGACGGTGACGCTCCGGCGCGCCGACGGCTCGCTCCTCGACCTCGCCGACGTGGTCGTCGAGCAGCGGCGGCACGCGGTCGCCCTCGGCGGCATCGGGTTCGACCTCGTCGCGCTGGCAGCGGCCCGGGCCGGGCTCGGGACCAGCGCGCCCGGAGCCGGGGACGGGGAGACCGGGGACGTCTTCGGCGGGTCCGGCCCGGAGGCGGCCGCCGACCTGGTCGACCTCTGGCTGGGCGTCTTCGACACCGCCACGCTGCCGTTCTACTGGGCCGGCTTCGAGCCGGTGCCGGGCCGGCCGGACACCGCCCGGCTGCTGGCCGCGGCCCGCTGGTTCCGCGAGCGCGACGTCGCGGTCAAGGGCCACCCGCTGGTCTGGCACACGCTGGCACCGGGCTGGCTCCGCGAGCTGCCCGACGACCGGCTCGAGGCGACGGTGCGGGCGCGCGTGGGCCGCGAGGCCGCCGACTTCGCGGGGCTGGTGTCGACCTGGGACGCGGTCAACGAGGCGGTGATCATGCCGGTCTTCGCCAACGAGCAGCACGAGAACGGCATCACCCGCCTGTGCCGCCGGCTCGGCCGTGTGGAGACCGTCCGGCTGGCGTTCGAGGAGGCCCGCGCCGCCGACCCCGCGGCCACGCTGGTGCTCAACGACTTCGACATGTCCCCGGCGTACGACCGGCTCGTCGAGGAGGTCCTCGACGCCGGCGTGCAAGTCGACGCCATCGGCCTGCAGAGCCACATGCACCAGGGCTACTGGGGCGAGGAGCGGACCCTCGAGGTGCTCGAGCGGTTCGCGCGCCACGGGCTGCCGCTGCACCTGACCGAGACCACGCTGCTCTCCGGTGCGCTGATGCCGCCCGAGGTCGAGGACCTCAACGACCACCGGGTCGACTCCTGGCCCTCGACGCCGGAAGGGGAGGAGCGGCAGGCCGACGAGGTGGTCCGGCACTACCGGACGCTGATGTCGCACCCCTCCGTCGAGGCGGTGACCTACTGGGGCCTCACCGACCGCGGCGCGTGGCTCGGCGCCCCCGCCGGCCTGGTCCGCGCCGACGGCAGCCCGAAGCCGGCGTACGACGCCCTGCGCTCGCTGGTCCGCGGCGAGTGGTGGCTCCCGCCGACGACGCTGCGCACCGACGAGCGTGGGCGGGTCAGGGTCAGCGGCTGGGCGGGCGGGTACGCCGTGTCCTCCGGCGGCGCGTCGGCGACGTTCGACCTCCCGGCGGGCGCCTCGGAGCTGGAGGTGGCGGTGGAGGTCGGCGGCGGCTGAGGCGCACCTGGCAGGCTCGCCGCATGACCACGATCATGGCCATGGGCGGTGGCGGCTTCGCGATGGAGCCGGACAACCCGCTCCTCGACGACCACCTGCTCTCCCTGGCCACCCGCCGCCGTGGCGCCGGCGGCCTGCCCCGCGTCTGCTTCGTCCCGACCGCGAGCGGCGACTCGGCCTCCTACGCCGAGGAGTTCCGCACGGCGTTCGAGGGGCGCGCGGAGACCAGCGTCCTGCCGCTGTTCCGCTACGACGAGATCCCCGGCGGCGACCTGCGCTCGTTCGTGCTCGGCCAGGACGTCATCCACGTCGGCGGCGGCTCGACCGCGAACCTGCTCGCCCTGTGGCGGCTCCACGGCCTCGACGACGTCCTGCGCGATGCGGGCGAGGACGGGGTCGTGCTGGCCGGGGTCAGCGCCGGCATGAACTGCTGGTTCGAGGGATCGGTGACCGACTCCTACGGGCCGCTGGCCGCGCTGCCCGACGGACTCGGCCTCCTGCCCGGTTCGGCCTGCCCGCACTACGACGGCGAGGCCGACCGCCGCCCGACGTACCTCGACCTCGTCGGCACCCGCCGGCTCCCGAACGGGTACGCCGCCGACGACGGCTGCGCGCTCGTCTTCCGCGACGGCGAGCTGGTCGAGGCGGTCTCCTCGCGCCCCGACGCCCGCGCCTACCGCGTGCACCTCTCCGGCGACGCCCTCGACGTCGAGGACGGCATGGAGGCACCCGACGTCGCCGAGTCGCCGATGGACGTGCGCTACCTGGGGTGAGGTCCGCCATGTGGTGCTCTGCGGGCCACCGGAATCGAGCAATTGAACGGTTGCGACCGGTTACCCGCCGGTAGAAGCGTCAGAACCGCGCAATTGAACGATTGCGGCGGCCCCGGACGGCTCCACGAGCGCGGAGAGCAGCGCCAACCGCTCGGCGCTGGCGGTGCCCGGCTCGGCGTGGTGGACGACGAGCAGCTGGCCGTCGGTGCCCTCGACGGCGAGCTTGGACATCCGCAGGGTCATCTCGCCGACCTGCGGGTGGTCGATCCGGAGCTCCTTGCCGCGGACCTGGCGCACGTCGTGGCGGGCCCACTGCCGGGCGAAGAGCTCGCTGCCGAGCGTCAGCTCGCCGACCAGCTGCACGACCCGCGGGTCGTCCGCGATGTCGGCGACCCGGCCGCGGAAGCCCGCGACGAGCCGCGGCGCGGTCTCCTCCCAGTCCGGGTGCAGCGCGCGCTCGGCGGGGTCGAGGAACAGCGAGCGGATCCGGTTCTCGCCCACCCGCAGGCTCGGGTTGAGCGCGGCGGCCAGCGGGTTCACGGCGAGCACGTCGAGCCACTGGCCCTCGACGAACGCCGGCAGGCCGATCACGTCGAGCAGCTGCACGACGTCCGGCGGTGCCACCTCGGGCCGCAGCCGGCGGGCCCGCGAGCGGGGGCGCGGCGCGGCGATGCGCAGCAGGTGGTCGGTCGCCGCGGCGTCGAGCTGCAGCACCCCGGCCAGGGCCTCCAGCACCTGCACCGACGGGTTGCGGTCCCGGCCCTGCTCGAGCCGGAGGTAGTAGTCGGCGCTGATGCCCGCGAGCATCGCGACCTCCTCGCGGCGCAGGCCGGCCACGCGCCGTACGCCACCGGGCGGGAGCCCCACCGTCTCCGGCGTCACCAGCTCGCGGCGGGCCCGCAGGTAGTCCCCGAGCCGGTTCTCCTCCACGGCGTCCACGGTAGCCGCGGCGGCGCCCCCGTCCCTGGCCCTGCGACCCCCAGGATCGACGGGGCCTTCTCCGCCGACCGGCCGGGGCGCACGGTGGAGGCATGAGCACCGAGCCCACGACCACCGAGCCCACGACC
This window harbors:
- a CDS encoding LacI family DNA-binding transcriptional regulator: MRDSEVDLDQQTGPEVPDPGREPGRETGSPVGRVTMQQVAAEAGVSVSTVSKVLNGRYGVSPATSEHVMGVITRLGYEASLVARSLRNRRTNVIGVLVADFEPFSTEVLKGAADAIRGSGFELVAYSAGGRVDEHVGWERRYLSRVMGTLVDGAVLVTPTVTDVQYDGPVVAVDPHTGRSRLPTVAGDNLQGARLGVDHLIGLGHTRIGMVTGRPDLVSAQLRERGYREAHAAAGLTVDEDLLAPGAFEAEQARVAARQLLALPEPPTAIFGANDLSAISVLEVAAERGLDVPGDLSVIGFDNVPESALAHPALTTVEQPIRRMGHDAVALLLALLDGDAVADTQLTLPTTLVQRRSTAPRSSSAARTGRHANGAVS
- a CDS encoding peptidase E, which translates into the protein MTTIMAMGGGGFAMEPDNPLLDDHLLSLATRRRGAGGLPRVCFVPTASGDSASYAEEFRTAFEGRAETSVLPLFRYDEIPGGDLRSFVLGQDVIHVGGGSTANLLALWRLHGLDDVLRDAGEDGVVLAGVSAGMNCWFEGSVTDSYGPLAALPDGLGLLPGSACPHYDGEADRRPTYLDLVGTRRLPNGYAADDGCALVFRDGELVEAVSSRPDARAYRVHLSGDALDVEDGMEAPDVAESPMDVRYLG
- a CDS encoding helix-turn-helix domain-containing protein: MEENRLGDYLRARRELVTPETVGLPPGGVRRVAGLRREEVAMLAGISADYYLRLEQGRDRNPSVQVLEALAGVLQLDAAATDHLLRIAAPRPRSRARRLRPEVAPPDVVQLLDVIGLPAFVEGQWLDVLAVNPLAAALNPSLRVGENRIRSLFLDPAERALHPDWEETAPRLVAGFRGRVADIADDPRVVQLVGELTLGSELFARQWARHDVRQVRGKELRIDHPQVGEMTLRMSKLAVEGTDGQLLVVHHAEPGTASAERLALLSALVEPSGAAAIVQLRGSDASTGG
- a CDS encoding carbohydrate ABC transporter permease, with the translated sequence MTSTGAAVAATPAAAPADPDDPGSSRWRQRLEIALFVTPALALMATFVVWPVFSAVRMSFYRWKGFGPMDDFVGLRNYERVLTDDVFKDAVLHNLTIVGLSVAVQLPLGLLLAVLLNRRIRGRGLLRTIVFVPYVLAEVIAGVVWFQLLQPRSGLVEEILTTVSITPPDQGFLGTPGLALWTVFVVLTWKYLGLAVLLFLAGLQGVPDELYEAAQLDGAGWWQVQVRVALPLLGPTIRTWAFLSMIGSLQLFDMVWILTGGGPANATTTMATYLVSQGTQRGNYGIAGAASVVLFVVAFAMALLYQVLVLRRDTAEQR
- a CDS encoding ABC transporter substrate-binding protein, encoding MSRKTRGAALAVLCAGVLTAASACGGGDDSSSGGDANTITWWHNSNNEPGKGYYEQVAKDFEEANPGVEVEVTAMAHQDMVDKLAAGFQSGDVPDVYMERGGGELADHVEAGLTRDLTEAAGEEIGKIAEGTLAGWQVDGKTYAIPYSVGVDGFWYNKDLFEQAGIDAPPETMDELLDVVDQLKAADITPISVGAGDKWPAAHYWYFGAVRTCSQDVLNSAMESMDFSDPCFVEAGEVVDQVIAAEPFNPGFLTTPGQEGATSASGLLATGKVAMELQGHWEPGVMQGLTDDGKGLGERTGWFPFPQVEGGEGDPAGQLGGGDAWAVAETAPDAAVDFVKHLFSDEVQQGFAENDMGLPTNPAAIDSLSDPALADLIQVRDDAAYVQLFFDTLFGASVGGAMNDAIALQFAGDASPQDVVDATQQAADQEK
- a CDS encoding glycoside hydrolase family 3 N-terminal domain-containing protein, whose amino-acid sequence is MTDPWQDTSLPVDTRVADLVARMTLAEKVAQLSGIWGVDPDVGDMAPMLRDALAAGQRFEDLVRDGLGQLTRPFGTDPVEPAAGLRSLAERQRQVVAANRFGIPAQVHEECLTGLAAWQATVYPNPLCWAATFDPALVERMGARIGTTLRGLGVHQGLAPVLDVVRDLRWGRVEETMGEDPYLVGSIGSAYVRGLESTGVVATLKHFAGYSASRAARNLAPVPLGPRELADVILPPFEMALRAGARSVMNSYTDTDGVPAAADPALLTTLLRETYGFTGTVVADYFSIAFLESLHHVAEDVEQAARLALEAGIDVELPSTNAYGEPLLAAVAAGLIDEKLVDRALVRVLRQKCEVGLLDPGWAPVEPGPDAVDLDPPEARAIALEVARRSVVLLADDGGALPLAAGARLAVVGPRADTPEAMLGCYSFPMHVLVHHPGTEPGLEIRTVREALAETFDVTSALGCPVLGGSDADIAEAVAVATDADVCVVVLGDRAGLFGNGTSGEGCDVADLTLPGRQEELLEALLATGTPVVAVLLVGRPYDLTRQVGRLAALVCGFFPGEEGAQAVADVLAGRVAPTGRLPVSFPGPGSTQPATYLSSALGQRSEVSVVDPTPLFPFGHGLSWAAATWEEASSATGAEWPTDGTCELVVPLVGDAERATTEVVQVYLHDRTSSVVRPVQQLVAAARVDLAAGERVEVRFALHADLTSFTGRDLVRLVEPGAVELRVGASSGDVRSVVDLRLTGSVREVGADRVLEPTVTVVRG
- a CDS encoding endo-1,4-beta-xylanase; the protein is MDSSFEHRRGTATVTLRRADGSLLDLADVVVEQRRHAVALGGIGFDLVALAAARAGLGTSAPGAGDGETGDVFGGSGPEAAADLVDLWLGVFDTATLPFYWAGFEPVPGRPDTARLLAAARWFRERDVAVKGHPLVWHTLAPGWLRELPDDRLEATVRARVGREAADFAGLVSTWDAVNEAVIMPVFANEQHENGITRLCRRLGRVETVRLAFEEARAADPAATLVLNDFDMSPAYDRLVEEVLDAGVQVDAIGLQSHMHQGYWGEERTLEVLERFARHGLPLHLTETTLLSGALMPPEVEDLNDHRVDSWPSTPEGEERQADEVVRHYRTLMSHPSVEAVTYWGLTDRGAWLGAPAGLVRADGSPKPAYDALRSLVRGEWWLPPTTLRTDERGRVRVSGWAGGYAVSSGGASATFDLPAGASELEVAVEVGGG
- a CDS encoding carbohydrate ABC transporter permease, with translation MTTLQEMPPVTDRPPTGTTPRGSRRRGRSFGGGGPLVYLLALAVVALTVGPVLYGALGGFRSNEQLIRDPAGLPDPWVTENYEGVVTNPDFWGYALNSTVIALITTVVAVLAGVMAAYPLARYQFKLREPLFMVFVLGLLFPVAVAIIPLFILITRDLQLGNTWWGVALPQAAFALPTTVVILRPFLMALPRELEEAAFIDGATPIGVFRHIALPLTAPGLVTVGVLAFVGSWNAYLLPLLLLQDDMRTLPLGVADYSTQYSADTAGVLAFTTIAMIPALVLFLAMQGRIVSGLQGAVKG